From the Opitutia bacterium genome, one window contains:
- a CDS encoding amidohydrolase produces MKSARIVSFAAAALLALPLSAQTTKAEVAAAIDARHATYDELALKIWSFAEVGYQEVKSSAALQEQLKKEGFAVEAGVAGIPTAFAASFGNGGPVVAILGEFDALPGVSQDAVPERKERPGVGAGHACGHHLFGTASVAAAIAVKDWLKATGTPGTVRFYGTPAEEGGSGKVYFVRAGLFKDVDIVLHWHAGDRNAVRLSSSLANKSGKFRFHGVASHAAAAPERGRSALDGVEAMDHMVNMLREHVPDSTRIHYVITRGGEAPNVVPAFAEVYYYVRSPSREIVEDVWSRVENAAKGAALGTGTTVDWEVIGGVYELLPNEALARAMHANLLTVGGVAYTEAEKDFAAKISRTLYGKPVAVETAAQVLPFDPKSASSGGGSTDVGDVSWAAPTVGLNAATWVPGTPAHSWQAVAAGGMTIGLKGMMVAAKTIALTAVDLYTTPELIAKAKAEFQQRRGPDFKYSPLLGDRAPPLNYRE; encoded by the coding sequence ATGAAATCCGCCCGCATTGTTTCGTTCGCCGCGGCTGCGCTGCTCGCGCTGCCCCTATCCGCCCAAACCACCAAGGCCGAGGTTGCCGCCGCGATCGACGCCCGCCACGCCACCTACGACGAACTCGCGCTCAAGATCTGGAGCTTCGCCGAGGTCGGCTACCAGGAGGTGAAGAGCTCCGCCGCCCTGCAGGAGCAGTTGAAGAAAGAGGGCTTCGCCGTCGAGGCCGGTGTCGCCGGCATCCCCACGGCGTTCGCCGCCAGCTTCGGCAACGGCGGCCCGGTGGTCGCCATCCTCGGTGAGTTCGACGCGTTGCCCGGTGTCTCCCAAGACGCTGTGCCCGAGCGCAAGGAGCGTCCCGGCGTCGGCGCCGGCCATGCCTGCGGTCACCATCTCTTCGGCACCGCGTCCGTTGCCGCCGCCATCGCCGTGAAGGACTGGCTCAAGGCCACTGGCACCCCGGGCACCGTCCGTTTCTACGGCACCCCGGCGGAGGAAGGCGGCTCGGGCAAGGTCTACTTCGTCCGCGCCGGGCTCTTCAAGGACGTCGATATCGTCCTCCACTGGCACGCCGGCGATCGCAACGCCGTGCGCCTCTCCAGTTCGCTCGCCAACAAGTCCGGCAAGTTTCGTTTCCACGGCGTCGCCTCGCACGCCGCCGCCGCGCCCGAGCGCGGCCGCTCGGCCCTCGATGGCGTCGAGGCAATGGACCACATGGTGAACATGCTCCGCGAGCACGTGCCGGATTCCACGCGCATCCACTACGTGATCACGCGCGGCGGCGAGGCGCCCAACGTAGTGCCCGCGTTCGCCGAGGTCTACTACTACGTCCGCAGTCCCAGCCGCGAAATCGTCGAGGACGTCTGGTCGCGCGTCGAGAACGCCGCCAAGGGCGCCGCGCTCGGCACCGGCACCACGGTCGACTGGGAGGTCATCGGTGGCGTTTACGAGCTGCTCCCCAACGAGGCGCTCGCCCGCGCCATGCACGCCAATCTCCTCACCGTCGGCGGCGTCGCCTACACCGAAGCCGAGAAGGATTTCGCCGCCAAGATCTCGCGCACGCTCTACGGCAAACCGGTCGCCGTCGAAACCGCCGCGCAGGTGCTGCCCTTCGATCCGAAATCCGCCAGCTCCGGCGGCGGCTCGACCGACGTGGGCGACGTGAGCTGGGCCGCGCCCACCGTCGGCCTCAACGCCGCCACGTGGGTCCCCGGCACGCCGGCGCACAGCTGGCAGGCCGTCGCCGCCGGCGGCATGACGATCGGCCTCAAGGGCATGATGGTCGCCGCCAAGACCATCGCGCTCACCGCCGTCGATCTCTACACGACGCCCGAGCTGATCGCGAAGGCCAAGGCGGAGTTCCAGCAGCGCCGCGGGCCCGATTTCAAATATTCGCCGCTCCTCGGCGACCGCGCGCCTCCGCTGAACTACCGCGAGTGA
- a CDS encoding dihydroorotate dehydrogenase-like protein gives MNLTTKYLGLELKSPLMPGASPLAMRLDNIRKLEDAGASAIVMHSLFAEQIEGNAVAVSRHIERWQDNFAEATSFFPQGQDYLLGPDEYLDRLTAIKAATNLPVIASLNGTHLGSWTDYARLMEKAGADAIELNTYFFATRRDESSAEIEDRVLEIARTVRANVQVPIAMKLSPFFTSPVHLVAELEAVGVNGVVLFNRIFQPEIDIETFDVVPRLGLSSPEDLRLRLRALALLRDQVKLSLACSGGVHSAAEVVKALLAGADAVQVVAALLRDGPDTLGNILTELKLWMDKFEYTSVSEMRGALSLRNCPDPEAYERGNYLRSLQLWRE, from the coding sequence ATGAACCTCACGACCAAGTATCTCGGCCTCGAGCTCAAGAGCCCTCTGATGCCCGGCGCATCGCCCCTCGCGATGCGTCTGGACAACATCCGCAAGCTCGAGGATGCCGGCGCGTCCGCGATCGTGATGCACTCGCTGTTCGCCGAACAGATCGAGGGCAACGCCGTCGCCGTCTCGCGCCACATCGAGCGCTGGCAGGACAACTTCGCCGAAGCGACGTCGTTCTTCCCGCAAGGGCAGGACTACCTGCTCGGGCCGGACGAATACCTCGACCGCCTCACCGCCATCAAGGCTGCCACCAACCTGCCCGTCATCGCGTCGCTCAACGGCACGCATCTCGGTTCCTGGACGGACTACGCGCGGCTGATGGAGAAGGCCGGTGCCGACGCGATCGAACTCAACACCTACTTCTTCGCCACTCGGCGCGACGAATCCTCCGCCGAAATCGAAGACCGGGTGCTCGAGATCGCCCGCACCGTTCGCGCCAACGTGCAGGTTCCGATCGCGATGAAGCTCTCGCCGTTCTTCACCTCGCCCGTCCACCTCGTGGCCGAGCTCGAGGCGGTCGGCGTGAACGGCGTCGTATTGTTCAACCGGATCTTCCAGCCCGAGATCGACATCGAGACCTTCGACGTCGTGCCGCGACTCGGCCTCTCCTCGCCCGAGGATCTGCGCCTGCGTCTCCGCGCGCTCGCGCTGCTCCGCGATCAGGTGAAGCTGAGCCTCGCGTGCTCCGGCGGCGTGCACAGCGCCGCCGAGGTCGTGAAGGCGCTCCTCGCGGGCGCTGATGCGGTCCAAGTCGTCGCCGCGCTCCTGCGCGACGGACCGGACACGCTCGGCAACATCCTCACGGAACTGAAGCTCTGGATGGACAAGTTCGAATACACCTCCGTCTCCGAAATGCGCGGCGCGCTCAGCCTGCGCAATTGCCCGGACCCCGAGGCCTACGAACGCGGCAACTACCTTCGTTCGCTCCAGCTCTGGCGGGAGTGA
- a CDS encoding TonB-dependent receptor produces MSALFALGTPAVWAQAVPAAPSHDTVKLDTFTVTGSNIKRVDQEAVLPVTVIDKAAMEARDATTPVQLLTALPQITNVPLNESTSGGANTRGDNANVNLRGIGSGNTLVLINGRRVAPHPATSPDAGALSFSVNVNQLPTQGVDRIDVLRDGASSIYGSDAVAGVINYVMRQQFDGTEARFRATVPEEGGGQTYSLSVSHGGDFAGGKGRFVSTFDYLWRESLFMSERDYSARADHYLDAPAPFNIAGSAFDGRSTTSIWPSFRLGAAASSGTTNYFRPVNGTPTLTTVAPTRTTAPEYYLNVNTYQNLGQTWSERVNWFNSFEYDLSDRLVAFADISFYHADTRLFRQPLPFNAPSADQIATMSADNPYNPFGSRFRSPTGAPNADGTARIVGTPTAITLLTHTIQDAGPERIDVSSGLYRIVAGLRGQMFTDWNWETAGLYTRAYVTDLSNNAVRESLFRAALGRTDATAYNPFGYTFKVEGGAVVADKAYTNPQSVMDTFIRKWWRNGFSSIASGDFRAAGPMFSYWDNTASLAVGGEFRKEEFKDHRPPYAGVNPADSGLDVNDNDFVQASPKPDSGGDRTVSSAYAEVVLPVVSPKKKLPLLYSLELTSSARFEHYSDFGNTTKPKFGLNWKPFRTVMVRASYNEGFTAPNLPTLYAPNQFTVDSPPGQPDPYRNPVTAEGSYVQRNYSTGNPNLLPVTSKGKSVGLVFEAPYVKGLSFTVDYWKIDQANVIGSFSASQILNSDDALLNAYVQSQLAAGKTIDQIDLGSGTANYKGDPGIARFAVTATDIAAFAAFNAGKPAAQQRAVVGKILSRTAAYQNLAKGTASGVDFGFTYQIPWTDYGRFALSSEWTYLIESYQQRNVGANAAPLYIERLNVDGTTRLRGNANLTWSRGQWRAGVSGYYIGKYADSGATTTATNYTNLGAPGYLSKQFDSGSYLYRYVVEDSTSFNTFVSYRIPKTNRKWLSDVGLRLGVVNFTDVKPPLTSGAFGFSSSVYAHLFPGRTWTFDVSKRF; encoded by the coding sequence TTGTCCGCGTTGTTCGCCCTCGGCACCCCCGCCGTCTGGGCTCAAGCCGTCCCGGCGGCTCCCAGCCACGATACCGTCAAACTCGACACCTTCACGGTGACGGGCTCCAACATCAAACGCGTCGATCAGGAGGCCGTTCTCCCGGTCACCGTCATCGACAAGGCGGCGATGGAAGCGCGCGATGCCACCACGCCCGTGCAGCTCCTCACCGCGCTGCCGCAGATCACCAACGTTCCGCTGAACGAGTCCACCTCGGGCGGCGCCAACACCCGCGGCGACAACGCGAACGTCAACCTGCGCGGCATCGGCTCGGGCAACACCCTCGTGCTCATTAACGGCCGCCGCGTCGCGCCGCACCCCGCGACTTCGCCGGATGCCGGCGCGCTTTCATTCTCGGTCAACGTCAACCAGCTGCCGACGCAGGGCGTCGATCGCATCGATGTTCTCCGCGACGGCGCCTCCTCCATCTACGGCTCCGATGCCGTGGCTGGCGTCATCAACTACGTCATGCGTCAGCAGTTCGACGGCACCGAGGCGCGCTTCCGCGCCACCGTGCCGGAGGAGGGGGGCGGCCAGACCTACTCGCTCTCCGTCTCGCACGGCGGCGATTTCGCAGGCGGCAAGGGGCGTTTCGTCAGCACCTTCGACTACCTCTGGCGCGAGTCGCTCTTTATGAGCGAACGCGATTACTCGGCGCGCGCCGACCACTACCTCGACGCCCCCGCGCCATTCAACATCGCGGGCTCCGCGTTCGACGGTCGCTCGACGACCAGCATCTGGCCGAGCTTCCGCCTCGGCGCGGCGGCCTCCTCCGGCACGACGAACTACTTCCGCCCGGTCAACGGCACGCCGACGCTCACGACCGTCGCCCCCACGCGCACCACGGCGCCGGAATACTACCTGAACGTGAACACGTATCAGAACCTCGGCCAGACCTGGAGCGAGCGCGTGAATTGGTTCAACTCGTTCGAATACGACCTCTCCGACCGCCTTGTCGCCTTCGCCGACATCTCGTTCTACCACGCCGACACGCGCCTCTTCCGCCAGCCGTTGCCGTTCAACGCTCCGAGCGCCGACCAGATCGCGACGATGAGCGCCGACAATCCCTACAACCCGTTCGGCTCGCGCTTCCGCAGCCCGACCGGCGCGCCCAACGCCGACGGCACCGCGCGCATCGTCGGCACGCCGACTGCGATCACTCTGCTCACGCACACGATCCAAGACGCCGGCCCCGAGCGGATCGACGTATCGTCCGGGCTCTACCGCATCGTCGCCGGCCTGCGCGGCCAGATGTTCACCGACTGGAACTGGGAGACCGCCGGCCTCTACACGCGCGCCTACGTCACCGACCTCTCCAACAACGCCGTGCGCGAATCGCTTTTCCGCGCCGCGCTCGGTCGCACCGACGCCACGGCCTACAATCCCTTCGGCTACACCTTCAAGGTCGAGGGCGGAGCCGTCGTCGCCGACAAAGCCTACACCAACCCGCAGTCCGTCATGGACACCTTCATCCGCAAGTGGTGGCGCAATGGCTTCTCGTCGATTGCCAGCGGAGATTTTCGCGCGGCCGGTCCGATGTTCTCGTATTGGGACAACACCGCCTCGCTCGCCGTCGGCGGTGAATTCCGCAAGGAGGAGTTCAAGGACCATCGTCCGCCCTACGCCGGCGTGAACCCCGCCGACTCCGGCCTCGACGTCAACGACAACGACTTCGTCCAGGCCTCACCCAAGCCCGACTCAGGCGGCGACCGCACCGTCTCCAGCGCCTACGCCGAGGTCGTGCTGCCGGTCGTCTCACCCAAGAAGAAACTCCCGCTGCTCTACTCGCTCGAGCTGACGAGCTCAGCGCGCTTCGAGCACTACTCGGACTTCGGCAACACCACTAAGCCCAAGTTCGGCCTGAACTGGAAACCGTTTCGCACCGTCATGGTCCGCGCCTCCTACAACGAGGGCTTCACTGCGCCGAACCTCCCCACGCTCTACGCGCCGAATCAGTTCACCGTCGACAGTCCGCCGGGACAGCCTGACCCCTACCGCAACCCGGTCACCGCCGAGGGCAGCTACGTCCAGCGCAACTACTCCACCGGCAACCCGAACCTCCTGCCCGTGACCTCGAAGGGCAAGAGTGTCGGTCTCGTCTTCGAAGCGCCCTACGTGAAGGGCCTGTCCTTTACCGTCGACTACTGGAAGATCGACCAGGCGAACGTCATCGGCTCGTTCTCCGCGTCGCAGATCCTCAACAGCGACGACGCCCTGCTCAACGCCTACGTCCAGTCCCAGCTCGCCGCCGGCAAGACGATCGACCAGATCGACCTCGGCTCGGGCACGGCCAACTACAAGGGCGACCCCGGCATCGCACGCTTCGCCGTCACCGCGACCGATATCGCCGCGTTTGCCGCCTTTAACGCCGGCAAGCCCGCCGCCCAGCAGCGCGCCGTCGTCGGCAAGATTCTCTCGCGCACCGCCGCCTACCAGAATCTCGCCAAGGGCACCGCCTCGGGCGTCGACTTCGGTTTCACCTACCAGATTCCGTGGACGGACTACGGGCGCTTCGCGCTCTCCAGCGAGTGGACCTATCTGATCGAGAGTTACCAGCAGCGCAACGTCGGCGCCAACGCCGCTCCGCTCTACATCGAACGCCTCAACGTCGACGGCACCACCCGCCTTCGCGGGAATGCCAACCTCACGTGGTCTCGCGGCCAGTGGCGCGCGGGCGTCAGCGGCTACTACATCGGCAAATACGCCGACAGCGGCGCGACCACCACGGCGACCAACTACACCAACCTCGGCGCGCCGGGCTACCTCTCGAAGCAATTCGACAGCGGTTCCTACCTCTACCGCTACGTCGTGGAGGATTCCACTTCCTTCAATACCTTCGTCAGCTACCGCATCCCGAAGACGAATCGGAAATGGCTGTCCGATGTCGGCCTCCGTCTCGGCGTCGTCAACTTCACGGACGTGAAGCCGCCGCTGACCTCGGGCGCCTTCGGCTTCTCGTCGTCGGTCTACGCCCACCTCTTCCCCGGCCGCACCTGGACCTTCGACGTGTCCAAGCGCTTCTAA
- the nifJ gene encoding pyruvate:ferredoxin (flavodoxin) oxidoreductase: MISRPVPQTATLDANEAVATVAYRLSELFAIYPITPSSPMGEWVDEWSAQGRKNLWNHVPEVIEMQSEGGAAGALHGALNAGALASSFTASQGLLLMIPNLYKIAGELHPFVLHVTARSLATHALSIFCDHGDVMACRQTGCAMLCANSVQEALDFSAIAHAATLRTRVPFIHYFDGFRTSHEVQKINLLSDDDLRALLPQGAIESFRKKALTPDNPSIRGTAQNPDVFFQAREAANGFYDAVPGVVQELFDSFAVRTGRAYKLFDYEGAPDADRVVVVMGSGAETVSETSAWLNAKGEKTGVLKIRLYRPLDAKALLAALPKTVRKIAVLDRTKEPGALGEPIFLDIATALYESDRVGQVELTGGRYGLGSKEFTPAMAKAVFDDLTNAAPKKRFTVGINDDVTKLSLPYDEKFDLETDDTRRAMFFGLGADGTVGANKNSIKIIGEGTDLFAQGFFVYDSKKSGAMTISHLRFGPKPIRAPYLIANADFVAVHHFPFVERMEVLAQARPGATLLLNVATPPEKVWDRLPSEVQARIIELKLKVYSIDAYTVARAAGMGGQINTIMQTCFFALSGVLPRDEAIAAIKYAIKKTYGKKGDAVVAKNNAAVDAALAAMHEITVPTAVTARFSRPPVVAKSAPEFVQRVTSMMLANRGDELPVSAFPVDGTWPTATTKWEKRNIALEIPLWDPSLCIQCNKCVMVCPHAAIRCAAFPEPINAKAPDSFKSTKLKSTAAPGHLYTIQVAPEDCTGCTLCHKVCPAKDKTDLKRKALMMAPIEPLLAKERENFDFFLKLPPAPAALLEDTVKGTQFREPLIEFSGACTGCGETPYLKLLTQLYGDRLLVANATGCSSIYGGNLPTTPYTTNRDGRGPAWSNSLFEDNAEYGLGIRAGVDQLAVQSQQLLKELAPQLPADIVAGITGADQLTDAGIATARGHVAALKKLLPALASDERAKRLLELADYLVKKSVWIIGGDGWAYDIGFGGLDHVLASGRKVNILVLDTEVYSNTGGQKSKSTPLGAVAKFSAAGKDTDKKDLAQMAAHYGHVYVARVALGAKDSQTVQAFIEAEKHPGPSLIIAYSHCIAHGYGLSAGLDQQKLAVDTGYWPLFRHDPERAAKNLPVDIMDSAAPKQPLSAYTKGELRYQVLFKANPERAAALAEQAQKAVDKRVASYQQMAANAAAPKPAAPAAPATEVKPNN, from the coding sequence ATGATCTCACGCCCTGTTCCGCAAACCGCGACCTTGGACGCCAACGAGGCCGTCGCCACCGTCGCCTATCGCCTCAGCGAACTTTTCGCCATCTATCCGATCACGCCGTCGTCGCCGATGGGCGAATGGGTCGATGAATGGTCGGCCCAAGGCCGCAAGAACCTCTGGAACCACGTGCCCGAGGTCATCGAAATGCAGTCCGAGGGCGGCGCCGCCGGCGCGCTCCACGGCGCTTTGAACGCAGGCGCGCTGGCGAGCTCGTTCACCGCTTCGCAGGGCCTGCTGCTGATGATCCCGAATCTCTACAAGATCGCGGGCGAGCTGCATCCTTTCGTGCTGCACGTCACCGCGCGCTCGCTCGCGACGCACGCGCTGTCGATCTTCTGCGACCACGGCGACGTCATGGCGTGCCGCCAGACCGGCTGCGCGATGCTCTGCGCCAACTCGGTGCAGGAAGCGCTCGACTTCTCCGCCATCGCCCACGCCGCGACGCTCCGCACGCGCGTGCCGTTCATCCACTATTTCGACGGCTTCCGCACCTCGCACGAAGTGCAGAAGATCAACCTGCTCTCCGACGACGACCTGCGCGCGCTGCTCCCGCAAGGCGCGATCGAGTCGTTCCGCAAGAAGGCGCTCACGCCCGACAATCCGTCGATCCGCGGCACCGCGCAGAATCCCGACGTGTTCTTCCAGGCGCGCGAAGCCGCCAACGGCTTCTACGACGCCGTCCCGGGCGTCGTGCAGGAACTGTTCGATTCGTTCGCCGTCCGCACGGGCCGCGCCTACAAGCTGTTCGACTACGAGGGCGCACCGGACGCCGACCGCGTCGTCGTCGTCATGGGCTCCGGCGCCGAGACCGTCTCCGAGACTTCCGCGTGGCTGAACGCCAAGGGCGAGAAGACCGGCGTGCTCAAGATTCGCCTCTATCGTCCGCTCGACGCCAAGGCGCTGCTCGCCGCGCTGCCGAAGACCGTCCGCAAGATCGCCGTCCTCGACCGCACCAAGGAACCCGGCGCGCTCGGCGAGCCGATCTTCCTCGATATCGCCACGGCGCTCTACGAGAGCGATCGCGTCGGCCAGGTTGAGCTCACCGGCGGCCGCTACGGCCTCGGCTCGAAGGAATTCACGCCCGCGATGGCCAAGGCCGTGTTCGACGACCTCACCAATGCCGCGCCGAAGAAGCGTTTCACCGTCGGCATCAACGACGACGTCACGAAGCTCTCCCTCCCCTACGACGAGAAGTTCGACCTCGAAACCGACGACACGCGCCGCGCGATGTTCTTCGGCCTCGGCGCGGACGGCACCGTCGGCGCGAACAAGAACTCGATCAAGATCATCGGCGAAGGCACCGACCTCTTCGCCCAAGGCTTCTTCGTCTACGACTCCAAGAAGTCCGGCGCGATGACCATCTCGCACCTGCGCTTCGGCCCGAAGCCGATCCGCGCGCCGTATCTCATCGCCAACGCCGACTTCGTCGCGGTGCACCACTTCCCCTTCGTCGAGCGCATGGAAGTCCTCGCGCAGGCCCGCCCGGGCGCGACGCTGCTCCTCAACGTCGCCACGCCGCCGGAAAAAGTCTGGGACCGCCTCCCGAGCGAAGTGCAGGCCCGCATCATTGAGCTGAAACTGAAAGTCTACTCGATCGACGCCTACACTGTCGCCCGCGCCGCCGGCATGGGCGGCCAGATCAACACGATCATGCAGACGTGCTTCTTCGCGCTGTCGGGTGTTCTCCCCCGCGACGAGGCGATCGCCGCCATCAAATACGCGATCAAGAAAACCTACGGCAAGAAGGGCGACGCCGTCGTGGCGAAGAACAACGCCGCCGTCGACGCCGCGCTCGCGGCCATGCACGAGATCACCGTTCCGACCGCCGTCACCGCGCGCTTCTCGCGCCCGCCGGTCGTCGCGAAGTCCGCGCCGGAGTTCGTCCAACGCGTCACTTCGATGATGCTCGCCAACCGCGGCGACGAGCTGCCCGTCAGCGCGTTCCCGGTCGACGGCACCTGGCCGACCGCCACCACGAAGTGGGAAAAGCGCAACATCGCGCTCGAAATCCCGCTCTGGGATCCGTCGCTCTGCATCCAGTGCAACAAGTGCGTGATGGTTTGCCCGCACGCCGCGATCCGCTGCGCCGCCTTCCCCGAGCCGATCAACGCGAAGGCGCCCGACTCGTTCAAGAGCACCAAGCTCAAGAGCACCGCGGCCCCCGGCCACCTCTACACGATCCAAGTCGCGCCCGAGGACTGCACCGGTTGCACGCTCTGCCACAAGGTCTGCCCCGCGAAGGACAAGACCGACCTCAAGCGCAAGGCGCTCATGATGGCCCCGATCGAGCCGCTGCTGGCCAAGGAGCGCGAAAACTTCGACTTCTTCCTCAAGCTCCCGCCGGCCCCGGCCGCGCTGCTCGAGGACACCGTCAAGGGCACGCAATTCCGCGAGCCGCTCATCGAGTTCTCCGGCGCCTGCACCGGCTGCGGCGAGACGCCCTACCTGAAGCTGCTCACGCAGCTCTACGGAGATCGCCTGCTCGTCGCCAACGCCACCGGCTGCTCCTCGATCTACGGCGGTAACCTGCCGACCACGCCCTACACGACCAATCGTGACGGTCGCGGCCCGGCCTGGTCCAACTCGCTCTTCGAGGACAACGCCGAATACGGCCTCGGCATCCGCGCAGGCGTCGACCAACTCGCCGTCCAGTCGCAGCAGCTCCTCAAGGAACTCGCGCCGCAACTGCCCGCCGACATCGTCGCCGGCATCACCGGCGCCGACCAGCTCACCGACGCCGGCATCGCCACCGCGCGCGGCCACGTCGCCGCGCTGAAGAAGCTCCTTCCCGCTCTGGCCTCCGACGAGCGCGCCAAGCGCCTGCTCGAACTCGCGGACTACCTCGTGAAGAAGTCCGTGTGGATCATCGGCGGCGACGGCTGGGCCTACGACATCGGCTTCGGCGGCCTCGACCACGTCCTCGCGAGCGGTCGCAAGGTCAACATCCTCGTCCTCGACACCGAGGTCTACTCCAACACCGGCGGTCAGAAGTCGAAGTCCACGCCGCTCGGCGCGGTCGCGAAATTCTCCGCTGCCGGCAAGGACACCGACAAGAAGGACCTCGCGCAAATGGCCGCACATTACGGCCACGTCTACGTCGCCCGCGTCGCCCTCGGGGCCAAGGACAGCCAGACGGTGCAGGCCTTCATCGAGGCCGAAAAGCACCCCGGCCCGTCGCTCATCATCGCCTACTCGCACTGCATCGCGCACGGCTACGGCCTCTCCGCCGGCCTCGACCAACAGAAACTCGCGGTCGATACCGGTTACTGGCCGCTGTTCCGTCACGATCCGGAGCGCGCCGCGAAGAACCTCCCGGTCGACATCATGGACTCCGCCGCGCCGAAGCAGCCGCTCAGCGCCTACACGAAGGGCGAGCTGCGTTACCAGGTGCTCTTCAAGGCCAATCCGGAGCGCGCCGCCGCCCTCGCCGAACAGGCCCAGAAGGCCGTCGATAAGCGCGTCGCCAGCTACCAGCAAATGGCCGCCAACGCCGCCGCCCCGAAGCCCGCCGCTCCGGCCGCGCCCGCGACTGAGGTCAAACCGAACAACTGA
- a CDS encoding TonB-dependent receptor plug domain-containing protein, whose translation MNFSAAHPTRRASLVAGLHLCPPLLLAQTAGHFSATGGDSENIVHFEAHKVTTTIGRYTDDATPVAQVDLPFSVRVRSRAFPDDMRSSPLADAFRYVVGLNEQGMNTNAITLRGFSAASSRLRSTKVDGLAGSQSRFASPPTVNVERLEVIEGSTSIPCGQPNPGGLLNTVWKSPLAHAQTTLSVFASTYSGHTSSVGDANSLTTSFGSTGPIDRAGQWLYRIPASCEDRTSFRDYAVAPWHVPCIRPASFSLNWAEAHQSLSTPTGETPLRSPAQFARR comes from the coding sequence TTGAACTTTTCGGCCGCTCACCCCACGCGCCGTGCCTCGCTCGTTGCCGGTCTTCACCTTTGCCCGCCGCTCCTACTCGCGCAGACGGCGGGGCATTTCTCGGCAACCGGCGGTGATTCTGAAAACATCGTCCATTTCGAGGCCCACAAGGTCACCACGACGATCGGCCGCTACACCGACGACGCCACGCCGGTCGCGCAGGTCGACCTGCCGTTCAGCGTGCGGGTGCGGAGCCGTGCCTTCCCCGACGATATGCGCTCCTCGCCCCTCGCGGATGCCTTCCGCTACGTCGTCGGCTTGAACGAGCAGGGCATGAACACCAACGCCATCACGCTGCGCGGCTTTTCCGCCGCAAGCTCCCGTCTGCGGAGCACCAAGGTCGACGGCCTCGCCGGCTCGCAGTCGCGCTTTGCCTCACCGCCGACCGTCAACGTCGAGCGTCTCGAAGTGATCGAGGGCTCGACCTCCATCCCATGCGGTCAGCCAAATCCCGGCGGCTTGCTCAACACCGTCTGGAAAAGCCCGCTCGCTCACGCGCAGACCACGCTCTCGGTTTTCGCCAGCACCTACTCCGGCCATACCAGCAGCGTCGGCGACGCCAACAGTCTTACCACTTCCTTCGGCTCCACCGGCCCGATCGACCGGGCCGGCCAGTGGCTCTATCGCATCCCCGCCAGCTGCGAGGACAGGACGTCGTTTCGCGACTACGCGGTGGCGCCGTGGCACGTTCCTTGCATTCGTCCTGCTTCATTTTCTTTGAATTGGGCCGAAGCGCACCAAAGCCTTTCCACGCCGACGGGCGAAACCCCTTTGCGTTCCCCTGCGCAATTCGCCCGGAGGTAA
- the rplT gene encoding 50S ribosomal protein L20: MARVTNSPASRKRRKKVLKYAKGYFGNKSKLFRYAKEAVQHAWQYAYADRKKKKANMRGLWIVRLNAACREAGISYSRFIEGLKAAGILLDRRQLSEIAIADAVAFKSLVVKAQDALKAKAAKA, translated from the coding sequence ATGGCTCGTGTCACCAACTCCCCCGCGTCGCGCAAGCGCCGCAAGAAAGTGCTGAAATACGCCAAGGGCTATTTCGGCAACAAATCGAAGCTGTTCCGCTACGCCAAGGAAGCGGTCCAGCACGCTTGGCAATACGCCTACGCTGACCGCAAGAAGAAGAAGGCCAACATGCGCGGCCTTTGGATCGTGCGTCTCAACGCGGCGTGCCGCGAAGCCGGCATCAGCTACAGCCGCTTCATCGAAGGTCTCAAGGCCGCCGGCATCCTCCTCGATCGCCGCCAGCTCTCCGAGATCGCGATCGCCGACGCCGTCGCCTTTAAGAGCCTGGTCGTTAAAGCCCAGGACGCGTTG
- the rpmI gene encoding 50S ribosomal protein L35, with product MQKTKKSVAKRFKLSAKGKLIRRTPGFRHLLAAKSTKSKRRASRDKLVAAGHAEPLKRCLPFGL from the coding sequence ATGCAAAAGACCAAAAAGTCCGTCGCCAAGCGCTTCAAGCTGTCCGCCAAGGGCAAGCTGATCCGCCGCACGCCCGGCTTCCGTCACCTGCTGGCCGCGAAGAGCACGAAGTCCAAACGCCGTGCTTCCCGCGACAAGCTTGTGGCCGCCGGCCATGCGGAGCCGCTCAAGCGCTGCCTCCCGTTCGGCCTCTAA